TCTAGGGAactacatgggaaaagtgcctatTATAATAGGAGGAGGTACTATGAGattttagatcatgtttgtcataaatgctgcaatctgattggttagaggaaatgttctatccaatttagaaaatcatgtacttcaatagaaaatcatgtagcaaagattagataagaacattcaaatctgattggctaaatactcatggttgctatgatctaaaatgcttagacactgtttaggaagtttccacatgatttagaagtcctcagggctagtagaaccctcactgcgttcgggatactacaaccagccctttgggcttctaaatcatgtagaaacttcctaaacagtgtctaactattatttagatcccacttgtgtgtgtttagcagggaattatgagccataatctcatagtttcccagggaattataagcttgagggtataaagtacaagtataatttttttgaatgcacagaaatgataataaagctgtagctagctgcatgataattagctatggctgttcagttttttcactaccagtttctatagcgtttgctgggttgatggtagggttcaccagtatcttttcttgtctctacgaggaacactaagagccaatgattataacagttctgggtccattgtcacaagcatgaaagcatgtcttcaacttgtagTATTTGTCAACTTtgtcctcctgacttctgtttctatcctgcagccatgtttcaaacagtagactcttgtgtctttttgggaacgatagtgcactgtagcattgctgcaagctgttccttgctagctagccgtacatatcagaacagtttactgagaagcttgagctggggGTGTATGGCACGCCAAGTGTAACAAAAATAAATAGCGCTATAGGACGTCATAAAGTAAGGGAAACGTCATGCATGCAAGACGTGCTGTAATCGTTACAAGACGTGCTGTAACGTTACAAGACGTGCTGTAATCGAGTGCGAGGCTCAAGGTCAAAAGGTGACTGGGTGTTCATTAATTAAAATGGTTGATCAAAGAGCTGGAGCTGGAGATCGAGTGTGGGGATGGGAAACATTTCTCCAAGAAATGGAGACTTTCCTTACTACGGTAGATAGAGAAATCGATTATACTCAGTCTACTAGTTATGCCCAGTTCGTTATTGAGAGGTTTGAGGTTTGTATACATGCTCTATCTTCCCTTCGTGTACAAATTGAAGATGATGGCGATGATGAGACGATTGAAGTTTGCACGGCATTGAAGGAAATAATGGACAGTTGTGTGTTGCTCAAGACAATGTGGTACACTCGACTTGATGAGTTGGATGCACACACAGACGGAGGCTACCAAGTTCCCCAGGTTGCTAGGAGAGTAGGACGTGGCCGTCCCCAGCTATTTATTTGTCAAGACCAGTTGGAATACCTATGTAGTTTAAATTTCACTTGGACTGAGATTAGTAAACTATTGGGTGTCTCTCGAATGACTATCTATAGAAGAAGACGGGAGTTCGGCATTCTAGATGTTCATAGTGCTGCAAGAAGTATAAGTGACAGTGATCTACGTACAAAGCTCCAACAGGTGCGTCGAGAAATGCCAAATATGGGAGAGACACTGGTGATTGGGCGACTACGGTCATTGGGATATGCTGTCACTAGACAAAGGGTGCGTAATGCTATCCACGCAACCGATCCCCTGAATGCAGCTCTGAGATGGAGAGGAATCCTCACTGCTCGGCGCCCTTACTCTGTTCCCTCGCCCAACTCTCTATGGCACATGGGTAAGTCATATATAGGTGTTGTGTGACCAGGTTTATGGTTAATGTGTGTCAATTAAGTTTTAGATAAAGGAGCCcagatgtgtgtacatgcatgtatataggttggagccttattattatagtagtagcaagacttgtgtatacaatacatgcatactaATCATATCTTGTATTCGTACAGATGGCCACCACAAGCTTGTGAGATGGGGCATGGTAACGCACGGGGCTATTGACGGATATAGCAGACTCGTCGTGTTTCTTCGCTGTAGCAATAATAACACTGCCGAAACAGTTTATAATCTCTTCCTTTCAGCTGTCCAACGGTTTGGACTACCGTCAAGAATGCGATCTGACTACGGTGGTGAAAATTATCGTGTAGCAGCACATATGCTAGAGAGTAGAGGATATGACCGCAACAGCATGATAACTGGCAGTTCCGTGCACAACCAGCGGATTGAGCGCCTCTGGCGCGATATGCATCGTTGCGTAACAGTGATATTTTACAAGTTATTCTATTACCTAGAGCAACATGGTTACTTGGATCCTGATAACATGTTTCATCGGTATTGTTTACAGTACGTCTATCTTCCACGTATCAACCAGTCACTGAAAGTATTTATGGAGGGTTGGAACTGTCATGGGGTTCGAACGGAACACAATCTAACACCACATCAATTATTTGTGCGGGGAGCACTTCAAATGCAGAGAAGAGGACTTCAAGCCCTAGACTTTTTCGAACATATTGATGAAATGTATGGTGTAGACGAAGAAATCAGTACGGATGATGACGATTACACAGTTCGTATACCCCCAATTGGTCTTGCATTGTCTGATGAGAATATGGCTTTGTTGAAGGAAAGAGTAAATCCTCTGGCAGACAGCGATAATTTTGGGATAGAACTGTATGTTGAAACACTTACTTTTTTACGTACTTTGATTAACTGAGATTTGTTAATGAATGTGCAGTGCGTAATGCCAgtaataattacaaatttaTATCCAAGTTGAATGATggtacagtgcatggaacccctctataacggacacctttaaTTGGAGAACAAAAAGTTTTGGCCGTTGTtaaggggttgttttgtatgcAAActtttgggacctgggtgtctGGCCGTTATGTCGCAGTTGGCCGttaagaggggttccactgtatataatttttatcatTTATGTTAATGAATGTCTGTCAGATGcaggtacacataattatatagacacactATAAAGAGTATGActaatattatagtagtaCTGCCAATACACAATGTTAGGacgtatattattattatactggaATAGGTTGCAAGTACGTagccactgtatatacacttgGTAGATATTGTCATATAGTTTTACAGATGCTGTTTGTTAGTCTGAGTCAAATTTCTCATTGGCTTGTGGCACCGTCTTCAATTATACCTGAATCCGgatagaaaaacatttgcaatgtgaaaaattgctacaatcctatgtacaacctactgatTCATATAGCATTTGAACGTGGAACATTTGTggaacaatcataattattacatgcatgcttgcaacatgataatcataagCTCGTGCagataactatataattatatcttcacTGTGACAAatgcaagcacatgcatgtactacttgcatgcatgtatagaaggTCTTGCTAATTTTGCATTCATAAGTTATAGGTGTTATATATAACAATTCTCCTGGGACCAAAGCTTGCATGCTTTTTATTGGACCTATATACCTACATCACTCAGTAATACAAAAATCACAGCGATGAATGCtttacaatacaataacaTCGTCAtaaaggtaataattatggccaaaaAACATtgacagacatgcatgcagtgttatcaATATTGCAAACGTCAATAGCTGTCCATTCTCCACAAGTACTCGCTTGACAAACAAGCTCGGAACTCAGAAACAAACACTTGGTATGAAGGGTATGTTGAGGATAGAATCAGGGATGGTGCACAGGTGAGGGCAATGGGTCTACGTGAAGAACCGGTAAGAGCATTAAATTCTAGAgatattttcgaagaggaaCACACCGAGCTGCCAGTAACGAAGCGCAGAAAAGTTCGCAATTCATCCAGTCCCATATTTCCTATAAATTGACGCAGATAACCTAAAACCCTATTCACATGTATTTTACACATAGTTATGTGGAAGGTCTTGCTAATTTGATATGCTATCATTATAATAGCTGTTTTATAACAATTCTGCctttatacacatgtatatataccaaccaaagctcacatgcacagtatttTGATTTTATAGGACCTACTGAGTGTTCTACGTAATTATATAACCAGCGTGCTGTCCACAAACTGTTCTCTTGCAGATGATATAAGGGGTTGTATGGGATAAATATGTAAGAGTGTATGGATTGGTAAGTGTATAAAAACATGATAGTGACGATCAAAACGGATGCAGTTAAATTGCAAATGGGTTGTtttccacaataattatcaacaaTTTGAACGAACACTGGACAGTCTTGATCAAGTTTCTAAAGGATGACGGCTGGCTTTTACCATCCACTCTTATCCAATTTGCTCTAATAGGAACAATTGTCGTGCAACAATATACATAACAAATTAAAAATTCCGATAATTAATagtatcaagggcgtataaaagaagagagggcatgcaactccactatcagtacacgtagctagcagagttcaaacgtgggcggaggaatgtgtgcatttgcatgcagtgctaaaaatagaaatgtcTATTTTTAGtatttcatgcacagtcatgcacatttatccgcccacgtttgaattCTGCtcttggagttgcatgccctctcttcttttatacgcccttgatagtATTACGTACATAAGTACATAACAGCCAGCTGTATAGGTATAGTCTTCACAGTCATGTAATAACAACTTACCTACAGCTTCTTTTTGCAACTCCGGGCCTATACTCAGTGAGGCTACTGAATCACCCGGggagtatacacatgcacacagttatTCTTGCCCGTTGGTATGTGGTTAGGTATATATGCAGTGGTTTATAACTGTGCTACATGCAGAACCTGCTTTTACATAGGAATGATATATACGTCATGTATAGGGaatcatatacatgcatgtatagggaATCATATATATACAGATCCCTGTGGTTAGGGAtgttgatgcatgcatgtatgttttTCACATGCTTTTCATGTATATATCACTTGTTTACATACGTAAAATCTATTTTCTTGCCATGGCCATACATGCAGCTGCAATTTAAAACTTCTTTGTCATTGCAGCATATAGAGCTTGAGTAACGCATTTAGAATGAGTTATATAGACTATATCGATGTTTAGAAAGGACCCTTTTCATCAGAGAGGCACCTTCaggggcatgcatgcatgatctctCTTGAGTAGCCaacatgtatatagtctaGATTAAGAATTCATTCTCAACTCTATAACTTATGTATATACTCTTTGTTCTCAGTATGCCTTTTTATTGCTGTCATATAGCAACTGGCAATAAAATCATTATTGACCAATCACTCGGTTTGTATGGATACACTGAATTCTACCCTCCGGTATCATGCACCTGGACTAACATCCAGACGCTCCTGCATGTCCAAAGTAATCCCCCATGATGGAACATATATATAGCACTGCAGTAGCTGGTGACGTTTAACAAGAGTCCAACTGTAATTGCTGAACGAGTTTGAACGTACGTTTGGcctaatatatatagctatacactgACCAAACCTATATACAAGAGCATGGTTACATTTACCCCACTTGataccccatgcatgcatgcagggagttGCAACTAACACTATACAAGgatataaaaataatatactGTCACAAAAAGCACATGCGTGCATGTCTTAACTAtatcatgcaggcatgcatgcatgcatgtatacattatatacatgcagagtattttacaccataattatatataattatagcgggtaaatttggCAATTTTCATTTGACGATGTTGCATGGAACAGCGccctatataatattatatgaacCTTGTGAGTTCGCATACACTCAATGCCTTTAATACTGCAAAtctttgagcatgcgcaattaAAAAGGCTGCAGTAACACGCAGCGCGGGAACAAATATCTGGACAGCGATTTAGTAAATCAGGACACCGATTTAGTAAAGCGTGAGACCGGTACGTGAGACCGCTTTAATTATAGTAGTGGGACACTGATATAGTGAAATAGTGAAGTGCATGACGTGGATTAGACATGCAGTTTTTACACATGgtgttttgacacaaacgacACTCCATAGTATACTACGGCACGGCATTATTAACCACGTGGGATATACTGGGCAttggcgatttttaatttttggtgaccctcatgcatgcaccttcATTCGCCAAATCGacaattacccactataattacccactatatacagtatatatgtatacatgtgcacactTACTCAATGATCAGtcttggtgcatgcatgcatcagatAGTGCATTTTGGGGGCATCAGTATAGAGCTCACAAAAGGCTATTGAAGGGTTTTTGAGGTAAGCAACTTCATCTGAGTGTCGAGATCTGGGGAAAATAGATGGTCTGTGATTTCCAGCATGAGaaggtaattgctccaatgtGGGTTATCTTCAGGAACAAATTGGGCCACCATGCATGAAAGGAAACAGGCGGCTCAGTAACCATGCACGACTGCATGCTGAAGGTAAATGCAAATCAATACCTTTTCTTTTGTTTCAGCTACTGTGGAAAAACACTGACGACAAGGCGGTCTGTATATGCACTCGCTCCTTCCTTAAGCCTCCCATAAATGAACTAGCAGGATTATCATTGCATGCTAGCAACCATTGGTCAACCACTTCAGAGTGCCAAAAACTCTGAGGGGTTCACTCCCATGTATACCCACCACTTCTACTATACTGATTATCATTGACCCTGCATGCCCCACACTATTCCTACACTATTCGGAATTTCCAATATAATATTGACTGAGTCCTATACACTATTACTTTAATTCATCGTCctaacactatatataatctgcagctataataattattgcacgagaacataattataacatcaaATCTATATAAGGTATAGGGGTGGGCACATTATCATACTGGTATAATGATGGGCACACTTTCGACAGCACTGCCAAACATGATTCTACAGTTACTGTAGCACAGTGACAttctgcacacatgcatggttgaGACGATTTTTGTAGATTCAATTGTAAGCATGTAGTGTAGTCACTCTGTGATGTTACATTATTTTTCATGGTTGAAATCACTGAAATGGGTTTGAGCATATAGCACTTTTTCAAAAGTATtgcaaagcataattatattgggaACATTTCTGAACATAATAAATGATGGCCATTTCTGCAGCTTGCCAATTGTTGGAGTAGCCTGACCACAGCATGCATTCCTTCCTCACTAAATTGTAACACTTTTTGCTTCTGCTTGCTCCGTATCCctcctgcggctacgcctcgaggcataattgaGTCGAATTATGTCATAAttgtgagcatgcgcagtggACTATTAGACCATGTGCCGGAGAAGATGATGGCAGAGCTAGAGATCGAGAAGACTTTCAGCCCTAATATCGTTCCATCGCAGAAGAAAGTGCTAGTTTGCTTTGGAGAAAGAAAAAGAGAGGTGTCCTTTAGCAGTGAGGGAGGAAATGGAGAGTTATTGAAGCAAACACAGCTCGTGTTTCGAGATATAGATCAAAACAAAAATTTAGTGCTTCAACTGAAAAGCGAGGAGTGGGACGGACTGTTCTTAGACGTGACCGATAATGTGTCCGTCGCTGATAAATCCGTACTGAGAGCTGTTTTGCCAAATCAACCCACAGCCAGTGCATCTGCATCTGCATCTGGTAGTACGTTGAGAGAAGAGGTGAGTACACTCTTTGTTCTAATTACAGATCACTCCAATAGTAGAACCAACTGTTAGTTTTAATTCTTCTTTTGTTCTACTGTAAGACCTTGATTTAaggtgaccctccaaatatgcgacaccctcgagcttagacaattttctgacctctaaaagtagcgacaggtgcgttcacaattattttttagtgtcgcgtcctaaatagaggtaaatgtagccacacctATATCCTCGATTCTAggccactggaaaatcagtgttttaagcggcctgaaatcgaggctagtagaCTTACCTCCAATtacctctaaatatgcgacacctggacttcaatataattttcgacctccaaaagaagcgacctcctTCGAAAAAGTGTCACCTTAagtcgaggtcttacggtattCTAATATGAACCATTTAATATGAACCATTTCCATttcgtaattattttattgtggtTCTTAGCTAATTAGTTAGCACAAACCTCAAAGTCTGCAAGCCAAGCTCATAAAGCTTTgccacctccaccgaggcatcagcaccccgCGGTGCTTacattattaacccgaggccgagccgcggccacgggttatagtagtctgttggtttgtatgttggtttgtttgtctgtgacatctgagtctgctcacctggctgccaaggtactgcgtttacagtatggatagcctccacacaacaagttattagtttcaatagtggcagattttggtgttgaagcttcgttgtcgaataaaagctagcaaaagctaagaagcttgaactcaaggggtagctagctacatccgagtctgctcacctggctgccatagcactgcgtttacagcatgaatagcctccacacaacaagttaacAGTGGCAGAtcttgatgttaaagcttcgttgtgaAGAAAAGCTAGCAAAAgttaagaagcttgaactcaCGGGGTACGGTTAGCTCTAGCTACAtgtggcctttattcgaggcactcTAATTACAGCCACGTGGAGCCTTATTTGGAATAGACTACTCGGGGACTTCCTTTGCTGGCTCTACTGTGAGACTACTCCGGGTCCCACGCTGCATGTGTAAAACTCCAGGCAGCTGGGATCCTACTATACCGGTCCAGGACTCCCAGTGCATGTCAGGTGCCTTATTTGTAGCCTTCTTTGCTGACTAGACTCTGCTATGATCCTATAGTCCTGCTGCTCATAGCGCTCAAATCTGTATAGTTTAGGCTATATAGGTTTCTGTGTTCAcaagttttattgctcctgccTGCTCACTATACGGTTAAGTTGAGGCTCTGCTGGGAGTGAGTGGAGAACCTTGCCTGCTACATACTACTGCATTTATTGTAGaacagtcttctggtttcttatTATTGTCAACAGCctagccgagggttagcacttcagtgctctagtttgtttgtgatagcctattctactcacctggatgccatggcgctgcgtttacagcatggatagccttcacacaacaagttattagttttaatagtggaagatttttatgttaaagcttcgttgtcaaataaaagctaagaagcttgcttctgagtctgcttacctggatgtcaTAACGGTgcgcgtttacagcatggatagctttcacacaacaagttgttAGTTTcatcaagagtgcataagaagagaagagtatCGAACTAccgatactgtacacaaacactgtgcacaaagtaacatgactcgcacgtgatgaagtattgtaaacttactagtaatctcctagtaaatgttaaccgtgacgtttttaggggtgtggtaaaTTGAACAATATAatatgagctagctagtttCCCGTTTAGCGatcagagctgctcactgcacactgataggagacgatcccttcacaaaaatcatctaaatagagacaatagtcaGTTGATtctcttcacttgcactctttactcactattaacaaattctgtgcgttgcgtaattatgcgcaaacgtcatcaattgcgcgttgctcacgtgcaattgaccggatgtcacgttactttgtgcacagtgtttgtgcaGAGGTATTGGTAGTTCGatactcttctcttcttatgcactcttggttTCATAGTGGCAGAtcttgatgttaaagcttccttgtcgaataaaagctagcaaaagctaagaactAGAACAGCCACGTTGGActagctacacgtggcctttattcgaggtgccatttacagctgaagtgatcctttaccaggaACATTGGTAAATGGAGAGCTCGCCCTCGTCAAAATTCTGAGAATTCAGGACGGGAAACTAAGTTCTTtgttggagtggcctaaagtAGAAAGatagaattatgattgtggttgttTCTTCTTTCATGTTCCTTGCTTATCTTAGCCCCATGAGCCATTTCTAAGAAGCCTGCTATGACTCAGGCCTTTGCATCTATGTGCATGTCTCATAATCATGCACTACTAATCTCAGCTTGCCTCAATTTCTACTTTTCTCCTatttacttgctgcttagccagctACTTCCATGGCATCCTCATGCATACTACTACATTCTCTTTTCTGGTTTTTAtatattcatgtcaacagctagccgagggttagcactagcctcgttcccaggccttactttttcttgctgttgtcactgttcatccataaacaagacatagtgaggcagcaaggaaagaaatgggcgtacagttaagaaaaagtaaggcctggtttgggaaatcgcgtgatccacaaggatttttatgaacgtgggcgatatgtagcccacaatcgtgacgtaaggtattctcccacgcattcagagtaagactgtactgtactgcactgcactgagacaaccaccaagctgtgctgcaagtcagatcagagaaccagcatggccagctctggtggcagtagctacctgctatatgataatgatgactaagctattctactatagcatgtagaaagacacaatagtgatagaatctaaacacacaatctagactagtagatcatctagctaagcctaaggtatagctagctatagtgcttgcaaacttccagttccaagtccatgtccagcttgctgcaggcaaagttttattagtcgtagacctctgcgtgggcagtccaacatctctagctcagtatgcccacgctcattttcacccttctaccacccttctaccctcacgcgacttcccgatacaggctctcctttttcctaactttacgtctatttctttctttattcctccaattaataccgtattttatctcattgaacgaataatacagtattttatcttattgaacgattgtgataaacagaaaaaggagagcctgtgtagaggctaggttagcacttcagtgctctagttattattattatagaggttcaaatgaccacacccctacagtagataCAATACCGGAAGTAAACAATTATGCTGCTGATATACTTCAATAGAACACTACTTCGGGTACATACATTTTTGATTTTTGGAAGAAGCTAGAGGCACGTACAAAGAGTTCTTTTGTCACACTGAGTACCTAGAATGCTTCTAATAATAGCTAAGACTGTGCAACTCATCGATGGTCTCAAGTGATATAAACATGTAGAATGTATGGTGTAGCTGTAGATAATTggctaaataatagttataggctgagtccaaggtctctatgggatTATGAGACCTGAAGGCCAGAGGCTGTAGTGTCccgagggtgctactaagggcctgatgtctcataatcccatagtgaccgttggacgaggcctataactgatttagaatagcGCTAAGCTATTAACACAAAGGAGACTTTGCAACCAAGAGCTTCTACAGGCTTCtagcaacgttaaagcttcgttctccgAGCTATGTCTAGTTTACATAACAAAAAAAAAATGAAGGCCGTTTCCGTCTCTTGAAATCATGCGTAGCAAAACTGCTAATAGAaagttgctactctacttagtagttagctctgttagagcgctagctattggtagctgcatgaGTGATCAAAAAGCTGCACTGCACAACACAATAACTTTTACTTTTGCAAGTAGTCGCACCTCTGTATTGATTTTACAGcatcatcgttactatgacttcaacataaatgCCATAGGCAAGTACATATAATGGACCTCCATAGAAGACCTCTGCTGAGGTGGGTCTCAaagtgaaataatggacctctcagtgaccaatcagattgccgTATTTgtacaagcattttctaagtAGGGTTATTTAATAGTATGGGACCAGGGCTTCAATTAAACAATCCTTTTACGACCATGTGTATTTTGTTTACAGTCTCGTAGTGTGACATCTAAAGCTGTGTCTGGCTTAAAGCGTATTTCGAAGACTAGTGGTGCCTGTGCGAAAGTGTTGGCAACTATTTTCCCTTCAACAAAAAGTGTTCCACCAAAAGACCTCAATGTTTTTGATCCCCTGGACGATTGTGTTGCTCAATCAGcgcaaaacaaaaaaaagtCGACCAGAGTCAAATCAATATCTGTCAAAGTAATTCTTGTACCCGGGTGTTCCACGTTAGTTCTACCCAAGGGAAGGAAGAGACTGAAGTTAATAGCAGATAAACGCATTGAGGCTATCGAAATTAAGCGAAGTATGTCTCCTGCTGATGTTCAAAACAGAATCAAACGTGGATTCAAGCACCTTAACTTGCAAAATTGG
This genomic stretch from Halichondria panicea chromosome 16, odHalPani1.1, whole genome shotgun sequence harbors:
- the LOC135349882 gene encoding uncharacterized protein LOC135349882 encodes the protein MVDQRAGAGDRVWGWETFLQEMETFLTTVDREIDYTQSTSYAQFVIERFEVCIHALSSLRVQIEDDGDDETIEVCTALKEIMDSCVLLKTMWYTRLDELDAHTDGGYQVPQVARRVGRGRPQLFICQDQLEYLCSLNFTWTEISKLLGVSRMTIYRRRREFGILDVHSAARSISDSDLRTKLQQVRREMPNMGETLVIGRLRSLGYAVTRQRVRNAIHATDPLNAALRWRGILTARRPYSVPSPNSLWHMDGHHKLVRWGMVTHGAIDGYSRLVVFLRCSNNNTAETVYNLFLSAVQRFGLPSRMRSDYGGENYRVAAHMLESRGYDRNSMITGSSVHNQRIERLWRDMHRCVTVIFYKLFYYLEQHGYLDPDNMFHRYCLQYVYLPRINQSLKVFMEGWNCHGVRTEHNLTPHQLFVRGALQMQRRGLQALDFFEHIDEMYGVDEEISTDDDDYTVRIPPIGLALSDENMALLKERVNPLADSDNFGIELYVETLTFLRTLIN